The DNA region CGTTTTAGTGCGTCCTTCAGCATTAATACTATTTTGAGCGAATTCAAGACAATCTATGAATGTATCATATCTATTTATAATACCTTTTGAAGATTGTGGAATTTGATTTGTAATAGGATTGTAACCAAGCGTTTTGATTTTGTATTCCTCATCCGCTAGAATAGCTTTTGTCAATCGACGTTTTTCAACAACATCAATTGCTTGATTCATACCTTTAATAATAACTTGCTTAGTTTTCTTCTTTTCTTCTTGTTGTCTGGGATCATGAAAACGGTAAGAGATATACCAAGTTCCAGAATAATCTTTGGTAGTTTTCCAGTCTTTAGGATGAACAGTAAAATTCGAAACTTTACATCCTGATGGTAATGTTGTTTGCATTTTAATTTGAATTAAAACATAACCGTTTTGTTAACGGCTGTGTTAACGTTAAAAAAAATGCTGATAATTAATAGAAGAAAAAGGCTGCTAATTTGCTGGTTTACAGCCTTTTAAGTTGTGTCCCCGTGGAGGCTCGAACTCCAGACCCACTGATTAAGAGACCGAAAAATTATAGTTTAAGTCATTTAATATTGTTAAATGTTATTACCTAGAAGCCTTGATGGTATTGGTATGTAGAAAATAATAGTCTTTTTTTGTAGTTAATTATTTGTGACTTAAAATCCATTTTGTGTATCAAATTGTGTATCAAATTTTAACTATAGTAAAATGAAAAAAATAGTAGCGTCTTGCGAAGTATTTTTAGATAAACGTAGGATAAAAAAAGACAATACCTTTCCTGTAAAGTTGAAAGTTACTTTCAATAGAGAACGTAAATACTATAATACCAATGTGAATATTTCTGAATATGAATGGAATTGTATTCACCAAAAGAGAACGCCAAATACGCTATTAAGGATCAAACAAAAATTTAAAGAACTAGAAGTAAGTGCACAAAATTGCATCGATAAAATTGATAGATTTACATTTTTTAATTTTGAAAAAGCATATTTTCCTAAAAGGCCAGATAAACATAATGTTGAATATGCTTATAGGGAATTTATACAAGAATTAAATGCACAAGAGCGATTTGGATCGGCTAATTTATATGAATGTTCGATCTCTGCCCTTTTAAAATACAAATCAAATTTGCGCTTTGACGATGTAACTCCACTATTTCTTGAAAAATTTGAAAAATATATAATTAATAAAGGACTTTCGATTACTACGGTCGGTATTTATATCAGACCATTAAGAGCTATTATAAATCGAGAAATAAGAAACGAGAACTATTCTCTAAATGATTATCCTTTTACAAAAGGAAAATATACAATACCTACAGGTCGAAATATAAAAAAGGCACTATCAATTGAAACGATAAAACAAATCATTTCGTTTGACACAGAATCAGACAAACTAATGGAATTTTACAAAGATATATGGTTGTTCAGT from Rhizosphaericola mali includes:
- a CDS encoding site-specific integrase; the protein is MKKIVASCEVFLDKRRIKKDNTFPVKLKVTFNRERKYYNTNVNISEYEWNCIHQKRTPNTLLRIKQKFKELEVSAQNCIDKIDRFTFFNFEKAYFPKRPDKHNVEYAYREFIQELNAQERFGSANLYECSISALLKYKSNLRFDDVTPLFLEKFEKYIINKGLSITTVGIYIRPLRAIINREIRNENYSLNDYPFTKGKYTIPTGRNIKKALSIETIKQIISFDTESDKLMEFYKDIWLFSFYCNGMNVADICHLKYKNMQGNIFVFQRLKTLRTYKSNPKYIKVAISAPVRQIINKWSIPMENENSYIFPLLNDSLSPFQTKEKTRIVSHSINAQMRKIAQKIGFSGDITTYSARHSYATILLNLGAPIKLVSDNLGHSTVSVTDNYLAGFTDDFIIDYANKMDNLFK